ttccaacccctgccaggggcagggacaccttccccatcccaggtgTTTCCAAGAGGGAAACTTGGATTTTGAAACCAATTACAGGGAGGTGCCTTCCCATGGCAGCAATAGACAAAGTATTGCAGAGGATTCATGGTGGATCCCAAGGGACAGAAAAATCACCCTGGTTTTGAAGGAAATCTTGATTTTATTAGGcaataaatagaataaatagagaatatcataaataaataatgggATAGAATGAAATATCATCATAAATAAATCGGGATAGAATGGAATATCATAAATAAATCCAGGAATATCATCCTAAATAAATCAGAGAGTAGAATCATAAATAAATCAGGGAATATCATCATAAATAAATCAAGGAATAGAATGGAATATCATCGTAAATGAAGGAATGTCATCATAAATAAATCAGGGATTACAATCACAAATAAATCAAGGAATATCATCATAAATAAATCAAGGAATATCATCATAAATAAACCAGGGAATAGAATGGAATATCATAAATAAATCCAGGAATATcatcataaataaataatgaaatagaGTGGAATCTCAAATCAAGGAATATcaccataaataaataatgaaatagaaTGGGATCTCAAATAAATCAAGGAATGTCATCATAAAATGGAATAGAATGGAATCTCATCATAAATGAAGGAATACCATCCTAAATCATGAAATAGAATGGAATCACAAATCAAGGAATATTGTCATAAAaatcagggagcagaatggaaTGTCACCCCAAATAAACCATGGCATGggatatcctgagttggaagggatccccAAGAGAAGGATTTATCATGAGCAGCTCTCAGTTCCTGAGCCATCAGCAGAATAAATACGGATAAATCAGAGTCGGGAACGTTTGGGTGCTCAGGTGTAGCTTAAATCCCAAACCCGGGAATTTAACAAAGATTAAAAGGATCCTGTGGGAATCCCGTGGGTGCtgggtgtgtgtttgtgttccCCCGGGATGCGCCGGGGTCAGGGGGAGCTGAGGAAGCTCAGCACCCTGGAGATGGTGACGCTGCGGACGCGCAGGGCCTGGAGCGTCGCGCAGAGCCGCAGCCGCGCCGCGAACGGCGCCGATCCCAGTGATCCCCACGGTCCCGGTGATCCCATTGATCCCGATGGTCCCCATGGTCCCGGTGATCCCATTGATCCCGATGGCCCCAATGATCCCGATGATCCTGATGGTCCCATTGATCCCCATGGTCCTGATGGCCCCAATGGTCCCGATGATCCTgatgatcccattgatcccattgatcccgATGATCCCGATGATCCCaatgatcccattgatcccaatGGTCCCGATGATCCCGATGATCCCgatgatcccattgatcccaatCCCGATGGTCCCGATGCCAATGGTGCCTCCAGAACCTTCccggtgctgctgcccagggcctgcaggggtTGGAAAACGCCttaaacccaaaaattcccggGATTTTCACCCCTTCAGGGATGAGTGGCAAGAGTGGGACGTAAGGATGGGCCAAggggaaatatttgggatggttAATGTGTCATTGAAAGGGAAAAGTTTGGGATATTTAATTTATGGTGAATAGAGTGAGGGAAGAATTTGGGATATTTGTCATAAATAGAGTGAGGGAAAATTTAGGATGGTTTATTTATCATTAatagggaaaaattgggatatTTAATTTATCGTGAATAAAGTGAGGGAATAATTTGGGATATTTAATTTCTCATAAATAGACTAAGAgaaaaatttgggatatttaAATTATCGTGAATAGAGTGAAGGAAGAATTTCGGATATTTAATTTGTCATAAGTAGACTGAGAGAAAAATTTGGGACGTTTAAATTATcattaaatgggaaaaatttgggatatttaATTAATCGTGAGTAAAGTGAGGGAAGAATTTGGGATGTTTAAATTAtcattaaaagggaaaaatttgggatgtTTATTTTGTCATAAGTAGAGTGAGAGAAAAATTTGGGATGTTTAAATTATCATTTAAAGGGAAAACTTTGGGATATTTAATTTATGGTGAATAGAGtgagggaaaaatttggaatattCGATTTGTCATAAAtagattgagaaaaaaatttgggatgtttaaattatcattaaaagggaaaaatttgggatgttaaaattattattaatagggaaaaattgggatatTAAATTTATGGTGAATAGAGTGAGGGAAGAATTTGGGATATTTAATTTGTCATAAGTAGACTGAGAGAAAAATTTGGGATGTCTAAAttatcaaaagggaaaaatttgggatatttaGTTTGTCATAAATAGAGTGAGGAAAAAATTGAGATGTTTAAATTATCTTTAATAGAGTGAGGGAAGAATTTGGAATATTTAATTTATCATTAATAGAGTGAGAGAAAAAATTGGGATATTTAATTGATCGTGATTAGaatgagggaaaatttgggatatttAATTTATCATCAataaaatgagggaaaaatggaaatatttaatttgtcaTTAATAGggtatattttgaaatatttattttacccTGAATAGAGTGAGGGTCAAATTGGAAATGTCGAATTGATCATTAATAAGGctaaattttgaaatatttcacgATTGCATTAATAGACTGAGGctaaaatttgaaatattgaATTTTATCACTAATAGGGTAAAATTTCAAACATTTCATGATTGCATTTATAGACTGAGGCTAAAATTGGATTAATCAACTTTTAATCCACCTTGGTGCACCAGGTCTGTTGGATTCCAATATTTGGAGGAGAAATGGAGGTTTTCCTTCCCTAAttgctgaattttggggtctgtGGGGGGCAGGAATCCTCACCTCCATCATCCCATCgagggctgccagcagctgggggTCAGGGAGGCTCCTCAGCTGGGCCCTGTAGGCTCTCACGTCCTCAGAGATGCCCTGCAGgcattttccctgggaaaaaCAAATAGAATTGTCgggaaaataaatggaattgtCTGGAAATGTGGGAATCTGCTGCTCCTTTTAACATACAATGAGGAAAagaaggagatttttttttcgAAATTTCTATTTACCTCATCAAAAGTTGATTTTTCCAGGACTGGGCAATTTCCAGGCTGCAAATGGAACAAGAATTAAGATTTAGTGGGAGTGTGGATGGTAATTCCATGAAACCATGAGGTGAAATTTAAATGTCATCAgtaatttctctgtgttttacCCCTGGATCCGCAGCTGTGCAGGCTCTGAGGGTGTTGGTCTGGTTCTCAGTGATGTCGTGCAGATCCACCTCCTCGAGGGTGCATTCAAACCCCAGGGTGTTGGATTCCTGGGGtgaaaagggaattaaaaagGATCCCTGTAAGCTTCACGAGgcaatttctgtatttttatacatttatctGCAAATAGACACAATTTGATACACAGACACAATTTCATGTATCTGTGCTCAGATGAACCCCAGGAATGAGGCTTGGTGGGGACCGCGGTTAAATATGAAATACAGGAAATGCTTTTGGGGACCATCTCTGACATCCTGGGGACCAAAACTgagaccttggggacatccctgccctcctgggaTCATCCCTGCCATCCTGGGGACCAAAACTGCTCTGGCATTTCCAGGTTTGGTGTCACCACTGTCCCATCCCCGCTCTCCTGGGTGTCACCACTGCCCCATCCCCACTCTCCTGGGTGTCACCAATGTCCCATCCCCACTCTCCTGGGTGTCACCACTGTCCCATCCCCACTCTCCTGGGTGTCACcactgtcccatccctgccctcctgggtgTCACCAATGTCCCATCCCCGCTCTCCTGGGTGTCACCAATGTCCCATCCCCGCTCTCCTGGGTGTCAccaatgtcccatccctgccctcctgggtgTCAccactgccccatccctgcccttctgggttctcagcagcccctgtttgtcCAGCTGGTGCCTGAGGACCattcctgccctcctgggcaccGCAGTTACGCATCCCTGCCTGTCTTGGTGCCATCCCCATCTTTCTGGGTATCATCACTGGCTCCTCATTGGCCTTTGGGTGCCTTCACCACCTCTCTGGGTACCACCACTGCTCGATCCCTGCCTGGTTTGGTGCcatctctccccatccctgccctcctggtTGTCACCACTGCTCGATCTCTGCCCTCCTGGGTACCATCCCTACCCATCCCCACCCTCCTGGGTGCTACCCCTACCCCATTTCCACCTTCCTGGGTACGACACCTACCTCATCCCCACTCTCCTGGGTGTCACCACTGCCCCATCCCCGCCCTCTTGGGTGCCATCCCTACCCCATCCCAGCCCGCCACATCCTCCCCGTTCTGCTCCCTGCGCACCTTCAGCCTCTGCGGGGCGGCGTTGGCGgcctccaggagctgccgggAGCGGTTGAGGCAGCGCTCCGGGTCGGTCAGTGCCCGCTCCGTGCTGGTCAGTGCCCGGCCAGGGTCGGTCAGTGCCCGGCCAGGGTCGGTCAGTGCCCGGTCAGGGTCGGTCAGTGCCCGGCCAGGGTCGGTCAGTGCCCGGTCAGGGTCGGTCAGTGCCCGCTCCGCGCTGGGCAGggcccgggccgggggcagcagcagcagcagcgccaggcACAGCAATGCCCGGCCGCGGCCGCCAggcggcgctgcccgcccgcTCCCGCTGCCATTCCCGGAGTTATtcccggtgccgctcccgctgccgctcccgctgccgctcccggtgccgctcccggtTCTCTCCATTCCGTTCTCGCCGCTGCCGCCCCGCTCCATCTCGCTGCCGTCCGTCCCCGCCGGGACAGCTCTTATAGAGGCGCCGCAGCCGCGGGATTTCCCCCCGGGCCGGCCGCGCTCATCCCgagagcggcggggccgggaaTCCCGCACGGCGCTGGGGCGGGCgcagctgcagccccttcctGGGCTCTGCACAGAGGGCTTCCAGAAACGTGGGGTTGGCTCGGCTCAGTGAGATAAACTTCCATGGAATCACAACatcctgggatggtttggggtggaagggaccttaaagatcctctcattgccatggcagggattccactgtgccagcctggccttgggcactgcagggatccaggggcggccacagctgctctggaattccatcccagggcctcccctccctcccagccaggaatcccttcccaaaatcccacctaaacctcctcctctctcagtttgaagccattccctcccTGTTCTGACGCTACATCCCTTGGGAATcgtctctctccagctttcccaTTTCTATTCTTTATCCTGCTTTCCTCTCAAGGATGAAGTGACATggcaagaggaaaca
The nucleotide sequence above comes from Ammospiza caudacuta isolate bAmmCau1 chromosome 11, bAmmCau1.pri, whole genome shotgun sequence. Encoded proteins:
- the IL12A gene encoding interleukin-12 subunit alpha, producing MERTGSGTGSGSGSGSGSGTGNNSGNGSGSGRAAPPGGRGRALLCLALLLLLPPARALPSAERALTDPDRRALTDPERCLNRSRQLLEAANAAPQRLKESNTLGFECTLEEVDLHDITENQTNTLRACTAADPGPGNCPVLEKSTFDEGKCLQGISEDVRAYRAQLRSLPDPQLLAALDGMMEALGSSTGKVLEAPLASGPSGLGSSLGSAPFAARLRLCATLQALRVRSVTISRVLSFLSSP